TGGTGGCAGCATTGGCACATGCTACAACCATTAGTTGTGCATTGTTACCAGCTGCTAATGCTGAAATGAATTCAGCTTCATCTGGCTCATTTGCCTTTTGACCCTGCATCAAGATCAATTCAAAATCCCAGTTAGGAAATACTGCTAGAGATCATGaactgaaattacaaaaaatgttCACGGACTTACCATTCTCAGAGTCTTGAGGTATGCATTTGTAGCATTCTCAGCAGACCAGCAACCCATGCTGttgctttttcttcttttgattcaaaTTTCGGACAGGAGTAGAGGTTTTCTCAAGCTGGATGTTGATGATGTCTTTGTAATACAGAtggaactatatatatatatatatatatatatatatatatatatatatatatatatatatatatatatataggactgTCAAGAAGCGTCGGTCGGTCAAGAGACTGTCAATCCAACTGgctaagttaaaaatattataagaacaAAAGGatgcatcaacaaagataagcTTCAATGATTTTCGAGACAGAAAATTATGGGCATCTTTTAATTGATCCCAAGCTTCAATAATTCtttaggcaaaaaaaaaaaaaacaggtgagCTTCCCGGGCACCgcctttgaaataatttaagcTAATTAGTAGATGATTCTTCCATTTTTAATGAGATCTTAGCTTGATTTTGCAGGCTCTATCGTTGAACTGGGAGGATTAATTCATTGATTAGCTGTTATGTCCACCATTGTAGTGACAAAATTAGACATTTGCGCGGCAATGTATTAGGCCTGGTTGAGATTTTTTAGAGACTAATCCACCACGACAGCCTTGTTAGTCTTGTAGGCAAGCCAGCAAACTTGTACTTATTAATGacaatctaattaatttattttgttttagattataaTTGTCAGAATATGGAGCAAAACAACGTGTAGCTTGTTGATAGTCGTCTTGTGTGCGTGGTGTTTATATATGGACtctaaaaactataaattaaggTAACAATAAGCTTgattattctaattaaatatattaatggtTAACGAGATacatatatttatctttttttatcataaaataataacaaaatgttctaattttaaaaagtatagttCAACTAGTTAGGTTTTAAGTTTGTTCTTTAAAAGTTATCAGTTCGAGTGCTACAAATCTTAAAGTCACTGGAGattatatgatcgttaactttaaaGTCTCaggagattagtcgaggtgcatgTAAACTGACCCAGACACCTacgatcaattaaaaaaattaataacaaagaaatggtttaatatgaatGGCTCAaagaaaagagtttttttttttttttttttaatttgtggaaTCTTGAAATTTGAAACTTATCACCAAAAATTTAAGATATAGCTATTGAATTCCTACTCCAAAATCTGACAACCAATGGCATCTAAGAACTATTTAACTCTATAAGTAAAAAAATCCCCATAAATATCCTAATTCTAGTATGAATTAACATACTTTTGATTGGATTAGAAGAGTAGTTGCTCCATCAGAATGCTGCCtgcaaaaccaaaaataatataaaaggaaaaacaggGACTAAATTAACATCAAGATTAACAAAACAATATTGGAGAAAGAGCAAATATAGCCCCCAAACTAATTAACTCCTTATTCAAATTGAGTCCTTATTCAATCATATGTTACCTAATTAACTCCTTCCATCCGATTAATTGGGATCCTAAATTTAGTTTGGATTTCGGTAATTGGATAGCATCTAATTAACATAATTTGGATTTCGTGGAGCATGTTTGGTTTTGCTagctttttcttcatttttttaaaatatttttatatttttttgatgttaaaaataaaattttaaaattaaaaaatattattttaatatattttccaaacaaaaaaactctttaaaaacaataatgtttACTCATCACAACCTTCGTCCCGTAACAATAGCTGCAGACACCTTCATGGATACTCTTTGATGCTTAATAATGTTAATTTTCCATAATTTAGAGCTCTTGAATGGCTGGCTATGAGCATGACCACCTGGCCAGCTACATTGCAGGAGGTCCAATTTTTGCTCCCTGAAAGCAAAACAAAGATGTAGATCCAAATCAAGCTGCTTCCTTCCCAAAACATAGATGACAAATTAATCAATCcccatttctatttttttttcttttttttttgtcttttggtCTCTCTTGCATTGCAGTAAGATGTCCCCTTCTGTCCGATTCTCCATGGGAGATGCTGCAATTGTGTGCAGCTATGGTCTGGTCAACATGAACGTagtctttgaatattttccaaGCTATTATTCATCGATCTCTTGCCTCCATAAAATCAACaagtggaaaaaaagaagaagaagaattaattAGAGAACGTGGGGGTCAGAATTTGTTCAGAAATGGGGAGGATcgtaaattataatatatatataaacaagtagTGGGTTGAAAGATTCTGATTAATTGGTAATAATGCATCCTTGTAGGGCTACATGGATGCATGGGTCGACGttcattgattaatttttattatatgtatgttATTTTGTTTCGTTGCATTAACTTGCAttgcctcttcttctttttccttttcaattacattgctatttataatttacaaaaaaataaaaaaaaatactgatacctatatatttttgagtttatGTGTATGAACTCATTCACTTGCATgtgtgtatatgtatatatgttaaGATATATGACGCATATGATTatgttctttattttcttgattatattatattttattattattattatttttatcattgctaTTATTACTATATAGTTTGAATAAAGAGGAGCATGATTTTGGAATAATAACAGATTAAAAGTCTTGAAGTTGCTGGTTTCCTAAGCTTTTTTGGAGCATGTATCCATTTAGATACGTTGGCTAGAAGCTTTAGCACATGTTGGTGTCCTTTTGTACCCATTCTGTACTTCATTCAGCACATGCATGGTGGAGCAAGTATCTTCTTGTAATTCAAATTTAGGATTAGATCCTAAGTTTGATTATTATCTGTGGTTTTGATTAAGAATTTTCACGTTTAGGTGAATCTTTCATGAACAAAAGGATGCAATCGATTCTTAAACCAAATTGCATGTACTTTAATCAGTACATGAGTACGGGGCacaacataataattttaaagtgtttttttattttaaaatatatttaaaatatatttttattattaatatattaaaacaatctaaaatataataaacttaattaattataccgCTCAACTAAACACCCTAGTAATTgtcaaactcaatttaaaaattgagcAAAAAAAAGGACTAGATTATTGAATTATAAGGTTAACACGAGGGTTATTACATATTACAATAATTCTCCAAGAATAAAATGGTGTTTCAAGATATAAcatatttcatttgattttactTAGAAGAAAGTTTGAAGTGTTGCTTTCTATGATTGAGACAAATTCCCCTTGTGTTCAGCCTCAGCGAACCCTTGAAATAGTAACCAAATATAtctttttctaattcttttCAATGTACTTATTCCATAacaattttaagatttaaaatgatttaatgtAGAACTTGTGCATTaagtgaaataaatattaagacaataatatattgaattgatttaaattaatctagattaatttgtcaaatcaaCGACTCGGGtcataagatcatgataactccatataaaaataaattataaatatcaattctaaattaacataatattaaatgatgaaattaaaaagaatttaattagaaaatatctaaaaaataacccGAGCAAACCTACTAAACTCACGACTCAAGTCATGAGACCAAAATAACCTcatgaaaagtaaattaaaaaaaaatatgaagcttAGTTTCCAATCATTTGaatgttgaatgatgagattgaaaaaaatccaattaaaaaataacttaaaaaagagCTCGAGTTAActtaggttaacttgtcaaaaccATGGTTAGGTTATGAGACcgagataacctaatagaaaataaacaaaaaaataaccctaatcaactcaggttaacttatcaaacctaTTATCTGAATTATTAGACTAAAatgactttataaaaaataaatcaaaataaattatgaaactcgatttctaattaatctaatattaaaggataaaactggaaaaaaaatttcaatctaGAAGaagaacataataaaataacttaagtcTACTAGAGTTAATCCGCAATCCATGTTATGAGACTAAAATAATCTCATAGCAAGTAAActgaaacaaatcatgaagtgtaactcttaatcaactcaatgttgagaaattaaattaaaaaaaactaacaactaaaaaaaactggAGTCAAATTATTTAACCTATCAAGCTCATAAAACAGatcatgagactaagataatcatataaaaaagatcaaaacaatgtcatatattataaattatatttagtttttgttaaaaaaacaaaactattgcAAGTGAGGTGGTGctaaagaatttgttaaatttctttatttgaatctgaataaattatatttagttcACAaacttttagtattttatttttcaaatttcattggTTGTGTTTATTATTGGAATGTGACGAATGGAGAGTGTGTTACAAATTAAAAGGGTAGTTAGAAACGATAGGCTATGATTATAGATAGACTCTGATTAAGAGATTGATATGTTTAGGAAAGTTTTACAATGCTCAAATTGTAATTACTagacaaactctctctctctctccctcttgttttttttattctctttctatcCCTTTTTCTCTAGTTTTTCTCCCCTTTCTGTGTCTTTTTTTCATGTTCCTCTCTCCTTTTTGTGTTGCTGTAAATATCTAATAATTATAGCATGAGCATCATAAGATTTCTTGTTTGTGAAGATAATGGAAGGACATGTTTTAGTTTGATAAACACGATGATGGTGAAGACAAGTGAAAAGTGTATATGGTGAAATAGAATGTCCGAAGCTTTTCTATACGCAAATTGTGATGGTAAAAAAGGTTTTCAAAGGATAGTTTTCTTTTCCATTAGCAAAAAGGGCAATTCGagcataaaaaattcataatacatgttcaatgacaaaattaaaatataggaTTTCGTCCTATTTACATAAATCGTATTTTCTACCATGTTGCattcaaattcaaagaaaatgtgCTTTGGAAGATGCCTGGTGAATGGGTTCACTACTGATCAATTTGAGCACTGGATGCCTCCATCAACCCATTGCGAATCTGGTCGCCGATGTCTCTTACATGACCAGGGCCATGAGGGATGAAAACAGTGGTGTTCTTCGATGAGTTGCCGAGGTCTTTGATGGTGTCAAAGTACTGTGTGATCATGATGAGATCCATCACCTCCTTAGCTGATGTGCCTGACACCTTGTGTGAGAACTCCAGTATGTTCTCTCTCAAACCATCTGTGATTGCCTGCCTCTGCCTGGCCACACCAACCCCGCCAAGGTACTTGGCTTCAGCTTCAGCTTCTGCCCTTTTGACTTGGAGCACCTTTTCAGCTTCACCTTTGTATACACTAGCAAGCTGAAGTCGTTGAGCTGAGATACAGAATTCATATGCAAAAGTTATTTGCAAATGAAGTTGAGGATCACAATTAAATGCCATCAATAGCAAGCAAGCAACTGATCACTATATGGGATACATAGAACTGGAAGCTTGTCTAAAATCAAGCATCAACAGATAATTTAGACTTCAAGGAAATTACCAAGAAAGAAAGTTTACAATTGTTGATGTTTAGTAAAATCATTACTTTGTATAATGACAAATTTCATGCATAGAGATAATGAGATCCCTAAAATGAAACAATAATCTGGATGCTGTTAGAAAGGTAGCAAGAATACACACCATCtagttaggaaaaaaaaaaatcaattcacagTGAATAATGGCAGTGGAAAATTCTGTTAAAGTTGGTCTATTACATCTTGCAAACTATCAGAGCTAAAAGTAAAACTAAAATTGAGCGGGCAACTTATTTTAGTTCCCATGTCCTTCCAGATATCAGCGATGTCTTTCATAtgatatccaaaaaaataaaacgagaAGGTCTTTATGTGGTAAACCAAGTGAGAATGTGTAGAAGGTGATTAATACCTGCATTGATCTCGTTCATTGCCCTGCGTACAGTATCATCAGGTATAATGTCAACCATCAGAATGTGCTCTATGCAGTAGCCATAGGCTCCCATCACCTGATTCATTAAGTCAACATAAGATAAGAACAATAGCACTGACATGACTTTGGCAATACTAAGAAAATTCTTATCTAACAcgcacacacaaaaaaaagaatcatataTCAAGAAGAGTGCATTTGAATAATCCAAAGAACCACTGCTACAAATTTATAAAACCATGGGATTCAACAAAAGAAGCAGGTTCCAATTACCTTCTCCAATTCCTCCAAGACAGCTATGGCAACCTCACCCTTCTGCTCGAAAAGCTCATCCAATGCCATTCTTGGAACAATAGCTCGAACCACTTAAGAAACATGAGATACGTCACAATGAAATGAGGTGAAAactctcaaaattaaaaaaaggaagaataatATAGACACATTATTGGATAATAAAATTCCATATCCCATGCTACAGCTATGGATTACCATCAAATACATAAGCCTGAATCTGCTCCCTGGGATTTGCCAACTCATAGAATGCATCATCAGCATTTTCCTTGACTATTCGGTACTGAATCGAGCAAACCAATTGCACGAAGACATTATCCTGCATTGACATAAAACTATGTAAAGTCCTTAATTTTCtataagagagaaacaagaatCTTAGCCCAAAACTAACCATTACAGGACAGCACAAAATCAGACGACAGAAAATACAGTgcaaattttatttcatcacCTAACAATCACATCCATGATAGAAACAGCACAAAACCCtgaaaactcaatttctaatcTCTTTTACTTCTACTGgcttttctcagcaaccaaacatgATCACAACAGAAACAGTGTCACATAATTAGCAATCTGATCACATGAAACATATCGGGGAACCGATCAGAGCCATTATAAACAAGGGATCGGTTACTTCAAAAGTCTCAAACCTTGAAAACCCATTAACAAATACTAAATACTAAAGCCTTTAGAACCCCTAAACTCTCCATCAAACGCAACAAAACACAAGATCCACATCCAGAAATCCAAGAAAcacaaatccaaacaaaacccACAAATTCTACACTCCTTAATCACCAAAAAAGCCAATAAACACTAAGCCCAAAAACCCCCAAAAATCCTacagaaaacacaacaaaacacaCAACCCACACCCAAAAATCCAAGAAACACAAAACATGACAGAACCCACAAACCTTACATTCCTTAATCACcaagaaaccaaacaaaatgaaaCTTAATCGAGAATTAATAAGGAAAAAACCTTGGTTTTGGTTTCAATGCGGACATCAAGAGAGTGAATTCTGGTAGACAAAACACCGGCCAAACATTGACCAGCAAGGCAGTTAAAGAAGTGGAAACCTGGCGGAGCCAATCGCTCAAAACGACCCCACCTTTCAACAACACCAACGCTAGCTTGGTCTACGCATCCACATAAAAAACAGCATGTATTACCCATGATTTTGCTCCTCTTCGTATCTGATAGGAAAGattagatagagagagagatgaaagtCCGGGTTCTGTGTCATTTAGGAAACGGTGGGATGCCTTGACTTTCTCTTTGGTTTcggtggattttttttcttctaattatgattattttttttcactaattatttttagttattttgaagtttaatttaTCTGACAACttagtaaaatgtttttataattaagtgTGTTTATAATGCAATCAGAATTTAATcggataatattaatataaaatttaaatgattgaatctgaataaaataataataggatTTATCAAATGCAAATTAagagtttgaattttaaaattatgaattatctAATTTGGGCATAGATAATCATCCTAAAagttaaaccaaataaaaaaaatctaaatttagtTTTCTTGCTACTTAGTAATTAGTCAATTCACTCTTTTATTAAATGGAATTTTGTAGGGTCTAGCACAAATGCGATGCATGACCTAACATTCATGGAAGACTtgggatttttctttgttaagttTTCAATGCAGTATATTAAGACATCGATTAGGACATGTTTAGTAATGTGGTggattaaaacattatttatttattttattcttttttatgtttttgctgGTAAAACAAGTGCAATGGCAGTATATCGCTTTGTCAAACtagcaataaatattttagttggagaggaaaaaaaatgatgagttACTTTCAAATTATGTTTGGTCGATAAAAGTTACTTGACTTTGAACTTTGCAAATTTCAgatcatcttcttcctcttggTCCCGTGCCATTGTTTAGTTTAACCTATTCAGTGTAACCCTACGATTCCCAGTCAACAGAGATTGTAATTACGTGGTTGATGATAAAACATGTCAAGAGCTTCATGTAAATTCTTTGAATCTTAGTGTTAGTTTACCCTTTTACGTCGGAAAATCTTACAATACTCTAAGCATTGTATCATGCAATCTCCTAGACTTGGTTTGTTGAAGCTTTTACTTGGTGACAATGCCCCGGCAAACTTTGAAGGGCTAGCTGCTTATTTGGTTTAGAGGGGCACATGTTGCAGAGAAGGAAGAAGACTGCTAGATTGCTTGTTTAGGAGCACTGAGGATGCTACTATGCAACACAGGGAAAGCTTATTGAGGTGGCAATTCTGCTAATGGTGGATCGAGAGAAGGTTGTCTTCGTCCCTCTTTCAAAAAGTGTACCTATCCTTCTTCCAAAGACGGCCGACTCTTCTATTTTTTCAACGAAGTCATTCGTGTTGAGATTAGATAATTTTCAGAAGCTAAACGATGAAACTTCATTCTTATTACTAGTCCCACCAGCGAGAGGCTTACTGTATTGCCTCTCACGGCAACTTCTTGACCAGATGAAAGGAATGGAGAGCGCGCCTGTGTGACCAACCAATGTCTCCACCAACTGAACCTCCAAGATCCCGACCTCATTCAGAAAGGTCAAACAATGAAAACCCCagaaatcaaaatcacaagTTCTCCTCTTTTTGAGTTTTCTCATACAGAACAAACCTACACTAAATAAAGATGGATATCCCTGCAGACCATGGTTCGCAGACTCCCATGAGTTGATAACATGATGATGCATGATTATTGCCTCTTGTGTAGGGATTAAGTGTGGCTTTTGAGTGTGAAACGTGCAGTGATTTATTTCATCTAAACAAATCTTTATATGAGGACAGGAGTCGATATATAAGTTGATTTTCATGGGAGATACCTAGAAGAGCCATATTGTTTCAGGCTCTatctatcaaatattaaatagtaCTATTGATGAGGCAGGTATGTTCCACAGCTGTGATGATACCTACTAACGCCAGCAACACCCTGCATGCAACAAAGATACTAGGTATTAACTTTTAGAAGCTGAAGATTATGCATGAGTACGCATGCATAGGTT
The sequence above is drawn from the Populus alba chromosome 15, ASM523922v2, whole genome shotgun sequence genome and encodes:
- the LOC118056350 gene encoding hypersensitive-induced response protein 4; amino-acid sequence: MGNTCCFLCGCVDQASVGVVERWGRFERLAPPGFHFFNCLAGQCLAGVLSTRIHSLDVRIETKTKDNVFVQLVCSIQYRIVKENADDAFYELANPREQIQAYVFDVVRAIVPRMALDELFEQKGEVAIAVLEELEKVMGAYGYCIEHILMVDIIPDDTVRRAMNEINAAQRLQLASVYKGEAEKVLQVKRAEAEAEAKYLGGVGVARQRQAITDGLRENILEFSHKVSGTSAKEVMDLIMITQYFDTIKDLGNSSKNTTVFIPHGPGHVRDIGDQIRNGLMEASSAQIDQ